From one Paramormyrops kingsleyae isolate MSU_618 chromosome 1, PKINGS_0.4, whole genome shotgun sequence genomic stretch:
- the LOC111842928 gene encoding double-stranded RNA-specific editase 1-like isoform X4, with protein sequence MGVGDPAMSEGRAGVRQPRGQQKSSATDREEEEENMSMCSTDVKENRRLGNVSSKEAGGDTVQLPNGSGGASRKRPLEEGNNGPAHAKFRPKKRKKAVGPVLPKNALMQLNEIRPGLQYQLQSQTGPVHAPVFIMTVEVNGQLFEGSGPTKKKAKLCAAEKALRSFVQFPNACEAHLAMGRTIAVTTDFTSDQADFPDTLFNGFETPAPPAPVFFPTPLGKYPSSPAGAPTLSRPLLPTLATPAPQPSGKNPVMILNELRPGLKYEFVSESGESHAKCFIMAVMVDGRSFQGSGRNKKLAKARAAQAALSTLFNMQLDQTPSHQPIPCEGLQLHLPQVESCLQTGSLLGQRGSPTLRGVCLCVCVSQVLADAVSCLVVDKFSELTDNFTSPHARRKVLAGVVMTTGSNCKEAQVICISTGTKCINGEYMSDRGLALNDCHAEIIARRSLIHFLYSQLEPFLSHNKKEEQQRSIFSRCEGRGYRLKENVQFHLYISTSPCGDARIFSPHEAGVEDQGDRHPNRKARGQLRTKIESGEGTIPVRSSSTIQTWDGVLQGERLLTMSCSDKIARWNVVGVQGSLMCYFTEPIYFSSIILGSLYHADHLSRAMYQRIADIEALPPTFTLNQPLLSGISNAEARQPGKAPNFSVNWTVGDQALEVINATTGKDDMGRASRLCKHALYRRWLRLHTKLSPTLRIRAVRPGSYHEAKQAAVEYHNAKRALMKAFQKAGLGAWVKKPIEQDQFSLTS encoded by the exons GTGTCGGAGACCCGGCCATGTCTGAAG GTCGGGCAGGGGTCCGGCAGCCTCGAGGTCAACAGAAATCTTCAGCCACggacagagaggaggaggaggagaacatGA GTATGTGCAGCACTGATGTGAAGGAAAACCGCCGCCTGGGTAATGTGTCCTCCAAGGAGGCAGGGGGTGACACAGTACAGCTCCCCAATGGTAGTGGTGGAGCCAGCCGTAAGCGTCCCCTTGAGGAGGGCAACAACGGCCCTGCCCATGCCAAGTTCCGGCCCAAAAAGCGTAAAAAGGCAGTGGGACCAGTGCTGCCCAAGAATGCGCTTATGCAACTGAACGAGATCCGGCCGGGGCTGCAATACCAGCTACAGTCGCAGACAGGCCCTGTGCATGCACCTGTCTTCATCATGACTGTTGAGGTTAACGGGCAGCTCTTTGAGGGCTCGGGTCCTACCAAGAAAAAGGCCAAGCTATGCGCAGCCGAGAAAGCGCTGCGCTCCTTCGTACAGTTCCCCAATGCATGTGAGGCGCACCTGGCCATGGGCCGCACGATTGCCGTCACCACCGACTTCACCTCCGACCAGGCCGATTTCCCTGACACGCTCTTCAATGGCTTTGAGACTCCCGCTCCCCCTGCACCTGTCTTCTTCCCCACCCCACTGGGAAAGTACCCGTCATCACCTGCAGGTGCCCctacactgagccggcccctaCTGCCCACCCTCGCCACTCCAGCTCCCCAACCCAGTGGGAAGAACCCGGTGATGATCCTGAACGAGCTGCGGCCAGGTCTCAAGTACGAGTTTGTGTCAGAGAGTGGTGAGAGCCATGCCAAGTGCTTCATCATGGCAGTCATGGTGGATGGGCGTAGCTTCCAGGGCTCAGGGCGCAACAAGAAGCTGGCAAAGGCGCGTGCCGCACAGGCTGCGCTGTCTACACTCTTCAACATGCAGCTAGACCAGACACCCTCCCACCAGCCAATCCCCTGCGAGGGCCTGCAGCTACACCTGCCACAGGTGGAGTCCTGTCTTCAAACTGGCAGCCTCTTGGGCCAACGTGGCTCCCCAACCCTgaggggtgtgtgtttgtgtgtatgtgtctcgCAGGTCCTGGCGGATGCCGTCTCCTGCCTGGTCGTGGACAAATTCAGCGAGTTGACGGACAACTTCACTTCACCTCACGCACGCCGGAAAGTCCTGGCAGGAGTTGTTATGACGACAG GCTCCAACTGCAAAGAGGCCCAGGTTATCTGCATCTCCACGGGAACCAAGTGCATCAACGGCGAGTACATGAGCGACCGTGGGTTGGCGCTGAACGACTGCCACGCCGAGATCATCGCCCGACGCTCGCTCATCCACTTCCTGTACTCGCAGCTGGAGCCCTTTCTCAG TCACAACAAGAAGGAGGAGCAGCAGAGGTCCATCTTCAGCAGGTGTGAGGGGCGTGGTTACCGGCTGAAAGAGAACGTGCAGTTCCACCTGTACATCAGCACCTCACCCTGTGGGGACGCTCGCATCTTCTCGCCCCATGAGGCTGGAGTGGAAG ACCAGGGTGACAGACATCCAAACAGGAAGGCGCGTGGGCAGCTGCGCACAAAGATAGAGTCAGGCGAGGGCACCATCCCTGTGCGCTCCAGCAGCACCATTCAGACGTGGGACGGCGTCCTGCAGGGTGAGCGTTTGCTCACCATGTCCTGCAGTGACAAGATTGCCAG GTGGAACGTGGTGGGGGTCCAGGGCTCGCTGATGTGCTACTTTACGGAGCCCATCTACTTTTCCAGCATCATCCTGGGCAGTCTGTACCATGCCGACCACCTGTCCCGCGCCATGTACCAGCGCATTGCAGACATCGAGGCCCTGCCTCCCACCTTCACCCTCAACCAGCCCCTGCTTAGCG GGATCAGTAATGCAGAAGCCCGGCAACCAGGCAAGGCCCCCAACTTCAGCGTGAACTGGACGGTGGGCGACCAGGCACTGGAAGTCATCAACGCCACCACGGGGAAAGACGACATGGGCCGGGCCTCGCGCCTCTGCAAGCATGCCCTCTACAGGCGCTGGCTGCGGCTGCACACCAAG ctgtcccCGACGCTGCGGATCCGCGCGGTGCGGCCTGGCTCATACCATGAGGCCAAGCAGGCGGCGGTGGAGTACCACAACGCCAAGCGTGCCCTCATGAAGGCCTTCCAAAAGGCAGGCCTCGGCGCTTGGGTCAAGAAGCCCATCGAGCAGGACCAGTTCTCCCTCACATCCTGA